One Panicum virgatum strain AP13 chromosome 9K, P.virgatum_v5, whole genome shotgun sequence genomic region harbors:
- the LOC120647541 gene encoding hydroxymethylglutaryl-CoA synthase-like isoform X2, with protein sequence MAAEAKDVGILAMDIYFPPTCVLQEELETHDGVSKGKYTIGLGQDSMAFCTEVEDVISMSLTVVKSLLKNYNIDPKCIGRLEVGSETVIDKSKSIKTWLMQIFEEYGNTDIEGVDSSNACYGGTAALFNCVNWVESNSWDGRYGLVVCTDSAVYAEGPARPTGGAAAIAMLIGPNAPISFESKYRGSHMAHAYDFYKPDLASEYPVVDGKLSQTCYLMALDSCYNVFCKKYEKHEGKQFSIFDADYVVFHSPYNKLVQKSFARLCYNDFLRNCSTVDEESREKLAPYAGLSSEESYQSRDLEKESQQVAKKLYESKVQPTTLIPKQVGNMYTASLYAAFASVIYNRHETLAGQRIVMFSYGSGLTSTMFSFKINEGQHPFSLLNIANILDISKKLEARHVVPPKKFVETLKLMEHRYGAKDFVTSQDTSLLPAGIYYLTHVDSMYRRFYAMKDEGVTTAALGNTALAGEFHRDAVWEALFPEALREFAGVRDTGVLDPLCMVLDTCCGGEGGRRRLNELCDEEVGLPILVQVVNTASQVEHKEEWLEWLLFKVCVEEQKFESLFDALSSTNDVDSGEYNAKHVFLLGTLSRCLNNHPKEVTVTDSFAHHIFSVHKHAAETVNFTHRGTSPLPTGCPAIDILGYTLQLLRDICAWESPSSETQGPVDSLLQTGLVKHLLKYLGELEPPSTIRKSMSRGQGDNHPALENAKVCPYIGYRRDLVAVIANCLHGRKKVQDEIRKLSGIFLLLQQCVIDEDNPYLREWGLLTVKNLLEGNEENQKEISELEMQEPVITPEIANIGLKVEIDKETRRPKLVNTSDT encoded by the exons atggcggcggaggcCAAGGACGTGGGCATCCTCGCCATGGACATCTACTTCCCGCCCACCTGCGTGCTCCAG GAAGAGTTGGAAACTCATGATGGCGTGAGCAAAGGGAAATACACCATTGGGCTTGGGCAGGATAGCATGGCATTTTGCACTGAAGTTGAGGATGTTATCTCAATGAG TTTGACAGTGGTGAAGTCCCTCCTGAAAAATTATAACATTGACCCGAAGTGCATTGGACGTTTGGAAGTTGGCAGTGAAACAGTAATAGACAAGAGCAAGTCTATAAAGACATGGTTGATGCAAATTTTTGAG GAATATGGCAACACTGATATTGAAGGAGTTGACTCCTCAAATGCATGCTATGGTGGAACAGCTGCGTTGTTTAATTGTGTTAACTGGGTTGAAAGCAACTCATGGGACGGGCGTTATGGACTTGTTGTTTGCACAGACAGTGCG GTTTACGCTGAAGGTCCGGCTCGTCCTACTGGTGGTGCAGCTGCTATTGCCATGCTGATTGGACCAAACGCTCCTATTTCTTTTGAAAGCAAATATAGGGGATCTCATATGGCCCATGCATATGACTTTTACAAGCCTGATCTTGCGAGTGAATATCCG GTGGTTGATGGAAAGTTGTCACAGACATGCTATCTCATGGCATTGGATTCCTGCTATAATGTATTTTGTAAAAA GTATGAAAAGCATGAGGGAAAGCAATTTTCAATTTTTGATGCAGATTATGTTGTATTCCATTCTCCATACAACAAG CTTGTACAGAAAAGCTTTGCTCGTTTGTGCTACAACGATTTCTTGAGAAACTGCAG CACGGTTGATGAAGAGTCTAGGGAAAAATTGGCACCCTATGCTGGTTTGTCATCTGAAGAAAGTTACCAGAGCCGAGACCTTGAAAAG GAATCCCAGCAAGTTGCGAAGAAACTGTACGAGTCCAAGGTTCAGCCAACAACATTGATCCCAAAACAAGTTGGGAATATGTATACAGCATCGCTCTATGCCGCTTTTGCTTCAGTTATCTATAATAGACATGAAACTCTG GCAGGCCAGAGGATTGTTATGTTTTCATATGGAAGTGGCTTGACATCAACAATGTTCTCTTTCAAAATTAATGAAGGCCAGCACCCATTCAGTCTGCTAAACATTGCAAACATACTGGATATTTCCAAGAAGCTGGAGGCAAGACATGTG GTTCCCCCGAAGAAATTTGTCGAGACACTGAAATTGATGGAGCACCGCTATGGGGCAAAAGATTTCGTGACCAGTCAGGACACAAGTTTGCTACCTGCAGGCATATATTATCTCACCCACGTCGATTCCATGTACCGAAGGTTCTACGCCATGAAAGACGAGGGTGTCACCACTGCA GCGCTGGGCAACACCGCGCTCGCCGGGGAGTTCCACCGCGACGCCGTCTGGGAGGCGCTCTTCCCCGAGGCGCTGCGGGAGTTCGCTGGGGTCAGGGACACGGGAGTCCTGGACCCCCTGTGCATGGTGCTCGACACGTGCTGCGGCGGGGAAGGTGGTCGCCGGAGACTCAACGAGCTGTGCGACGAGGAGGTGGGGCTGCCAATCCTCGTCCAAGTTGTCAATACTGCCTCGCAAG TGGAGCACAAGGAAGAGTGGCTGGAGTGGCTTCTGTTCAAAGTCTGTGTTGAGGAGCAGAAGTTTGAGAGCTTGTTCGATGCCTTAAGCTCAACTAATGATGTTGACAGTGGCGAATATAATGCTAAGCATGTGTTTCTTTTGGGCACGCTATCAAGGTGCTTGAACAACCATCCCAAAGAAGTTACTGTAACCGACAGTTTTGCGCATCATATTTTCAGTGTACACAAGCATGCTGCTGAAACTGTGAATTTTACTCACCGAGGTACCTCTCCTCTTCCAACTGGGTGCCCTGCAATCGATATCCTTGGATACACGCTGCAGCTCCTGAGGGACATATGCGCTTGGGAATCCCCCTCGTCAGAGACTCAAGGTCCTGTTGACTCACTGTTGCAGACTGGCCTTGTAAAGCACCTTCTGAAATACCTAGGTGAGCTCGAGCCACCCAGTACTATCAGAAAATCGATGTCAAGAGGACAAGGAGATAACCATCCAGCTCTTGAAAATGCAAAGGTCTGTCCATACATTGGTTACAGAAGAGATTTAGTTGCGGTCATTGCTAATTGCTTACATGGAAGGAAGAAGGTGCAGGATGAGATTAGGAAGCTAAGTGGGATTTTTTTACTGCTGCAGCAGTGTGTCATCGATGAAGATAACCCATACTTGAGGGAGTGGGGTCTGCTAACTGTTAAGAACTTGCTTGAAGGAAATGAAGAAAATCAGAAGGAGATTTCTGAACTTGAGATGCAAGAACCTGTTATAACTCCAGAGATTGCTAACATAGGTCTCAAGGTGGAGATAGACAAGGAAACACGGCGTCCAAAACTGGTCAATACTTCTGAT ACTTAA
- the LOC120647541 gene encoding hydroxymethylglutaryl-CoA synthase-like isoform X1 yields MAAEAKDVGILAMDIYFPPTCVLQEELETHDGVSKGKYTIGLGQDSMAFCTEVEDVISMSLTVVKSLLKNYNIDPKCIGRLEVGSETVIDKSKSIKTWLMQIFEEYGNTDIEGVDSSNACYGGTAALFNCVNWVESNSWDGRYGLVVCTDSAVYAEGPARPTGGAAAIAMLIGPNAPISFESKYRGSHMAHAYDFYKPDLASEYPVVDGKLSQTCYLMALDSCYNVFCKKYEKHEGKQFSIFDADYVVFHSPYNKLVQKSFARLCYNDFLRNCSTVDEESREKLAPYAGLSSEESYQSRDLEKESQQVAKKLYESKVQPTTLIPKQVGNMYTASLYAAFASVIYNRHETLAGQRIVMFSYGSGLTSTMFSFKINEGQHPFSLLNIANILDISKKLEARHVVPPKKFVETLKLMEHRYGAKDFVTSQDTSLLPAGIYYLTHVDSMYRRFYAMKDEGVTTAVSNGH; encoded by the exons atggcggcggaggcCAAGGACGTGGGCATCCTCGCCATGGACATCTACTTCCCGCCCACCTGCGTGCTCCAG GAAGAGTTGGAAACTCATGATGGCGTGAGCAAAGGGAAATACACCATTGGGCTTGGGCAGGATAGCATGGCATTTTGCACTGAAGTTGAGGATGTTATCTCAATGAG TTTGACAGTGGTGAAGTCCCTCCTGAAAAATTATAACATTGACCCGAAGTGCATTGGACGTTTGGAAGTTGGCAGTGAAACAGTAATAGACAAGAGCAAGTCTATAAAGACATGGTTGATGCAAATTTTTGAG GAATATGGCAACACTGATATTGAAGGAGTTGACTCCTCAAATGCATGCTATGGTGGAACAGCTGCGTTGTTTAATTGTGTTAACTGGGTTGAAAGCAACTCATGGGACGGGCGTTATGGACTTGTTGTTTGCACAGACAGTGCG GTTTACGCTGAAGGTCCGGCTCGTCCTACTGGTGGTGCAGCTGCTATTGCCATGCTGATTGGACCAAACGCTCCTATTTCTTTTGAAAGCAAATATAGGGGATCTCATATGGCCCATGCATATGACTTTTACAAGCCTGATCTTGCGAGTGAATATCCG GTGGTTGATGGAAAGTTGTCACAGACATGCTATCTCATGGCATTGGATTCCTGCTATAATGTATTTTGTAAAAA GTATGAAAAGCATGAGGGAAAGCAATTTTCAATTTTTGATGCAGATTATGTTGTATTCCATTCTCCATACAACAAG CTTGTACAGAAAAGCTTTGCTCGTTTGTGCTACAACGATTTCTTGAGAAACTGCAG CACGGTTGATGAAGAGTCTAGGGAAAAATTGGCACCCTATGCTGGTTTGTCATCTGAAGAAAGTTACCAGAGCCGAGACCTTGAAAAG GAATCCCAGCAAGTTGCGAAGAAACTGTACGAGTCCAAGGTTCAGCCAACAACATTGATCCCAAAACAAGTTGGGAATATGTATACAGCATCGCTCTATGCCGCTTTTGCTTCAGTTATCTATAATAGACATGAAACTCTG GCAGGCCAGAGGATTGTTATGTTTTCATATGGAAGTGGCTTGACATCAACAATGTTCTCTTTCAAAATTAATGAAGGCCAGCACCCATTCAGTCTGCTAAACATTGCAAACATACTGGATATTTCCAAGAAGCTGGAGGCAAGACATGTG GTTCCCCCGAAGAAATTTGTCGAGACACTGAAATTGATGGAGCACCGCTATGGGGCAAAAGATTTCGTGACCAGTCAGGACACAAGTTTGCTACCTGCAGGCATATATTATCTCACCCACGTCGATTCCATGTACCGAAGGTTCTACGCCATGAAAGACGAGGGTGTCACCACTGCAGTGTCCAATGGGCACTGA